In Candidatus Gastranaerophilales bacterium, a single genomic region encodes these proteins:
- a CDS encoding class II aldolase/adducin family protein: MDFTEEKNAIIEIGKKLYFKNLTSGTSGNISMRLGDGFLVTATGTALGDLSMEDVVFVDINGQPLIEGKNPSSESFLHLAIYKKRPDLNAIVHCHAPYVCTFAVAHKDLDMPIMAENVLYFGKIPIAEYAMPSSKELVDNTAKLFARYDAVLMANHGIICGDKTLRHAFYKTETAETYAQVAVFSKLLGEPKLLDEKALKDLQILKKQLTH, from the coding sequence ATGGATTTTACAGAAGAAAAAAATGCAATTATTGAAATAGGAAAGAAACTATATTTCAAGAATTTGACATCAGGAACATCAGGCAATATAAGCATGCGTCTTGGCGACGGTTTTTTGGTTACCGCTACAGGTACAGCACTTGGCGATTTGTCGATGGAAGATGTGGTTTTCGTCGACATCAACGGGCAGCCATTAATAGAGGGTAAAAATCCTTCATCAGAAAGTTTTTTGCATTTGGCAATATATAAAAAAAGGCCTGATTTGAATGCTATTGTTCATTGTCATGCACCTTATGTGTGTACGTTTGCAGTTGCCCATAAAGATTTGGACATGCCAATAATGGCAGAGAACGTTTTGTATTTTGGAAAAATTCCTATTGCAGAATATGCGATGCCGTCATCAAAAGAGCTTGTAGATAATACAGCAAAGCTGTTTGCTCGCTATGATGCAGTTTTAATGGCAAATCATGGCATTATATGCGGTGATAAAACTCTACGTCATGCTTTTTATAAAACTGAAACAGCAGAAACCTATGCACAGGTTGCAGTTTTTTCTAAATTATTAGGCGAGCCGAAGTTACTTGATGAAAAAGCTCTAAAAGACTTACAAATATTAAAAAAACAGCTTACACATTAA
- the recF gene encoding DNA replication/repair protein RecF → MFINNIQLKNYRNYEDLSIDLSSKKILLIGKNAQGKTNLLEAIYYLSSLNSIRAKTDAELIKWGSQFASIKAGFNKNDIEIELDILINPPKKKILKINGLKKSKSAEFISCLSTVSFSSSDLLLLRGAPDDRRKWLDLAISQIYPAYIDRLAKFNKIRIQKNNYLKSLKTNLSSDTSILDVWNEQFAIAGSNIIFIRLNFLKEIQKIANKKHSEISKSENLKLEYNSTICGNVFADENNTPNIEEILKQFNENLNLKKQEEIIRAQSVIGPHRDDLSFYINNIDSKKFASQGQQRTIVLALKLAELQIIKNKTGENAILLLDDVLAELDNLRQNYLLDAIGENTQTVITSVDTLHFDKKYLENVKIYTIDSNENGAFITKNQNI, encoded by the coding sequence ATGTTTATAAATAATATTCAGCTTAAAAATTATAGAAACTACGAGGATTTATCTATTGATTTGTCTTCAAAAAAAATCCTATTAATTGGCAAAAATGCTCAAGGCAAAACTAATCTTCTTGAGGCAATATATTATCTTTCCTCGCTGAACTCTATTCGAGCAAAAACTGATGCAGAATTAATAAAATGGGGCTCTCAATTCGCTTCGATAAAAGCTGGTTTCAACAAAAACGATATCGAAATTGAACTTGATATATTAATAAATCCGCCTAAGAAAAAAATCCTTAAAATTAACGGGCTCAAAAAAAGCAAATCGGCTGAATTTATCTCTTGCCTTTCTACTGTAAGCTTTTCTTCATCGGATTTATTGCTTTTAAGAGGTGCACCTGATGACAGAAGAAAATGGCTCGATTTAGCAATTAGCCAAATTTATCCTGCCTATATTGACAGACTCGCTAAATTCAACAAAATTCGCATCCAGAAAAATAATTATTTGAAATCTCTAAAAACAAATCTATCTTCTGATACTTCAATTTTAGATGTATGGAACGAACAATTCGCAATAGCAGGAAGCAATATTATATTTATAAGACTCAATTTTCTCAAGGAAATTCAGAAAATAGCAAATAAAAAACATTCTGAAATTTCAAAATCAGAAAACCTAAAACTTGAATACAACTCGACAATTTGCGGAAATGTTTTTGCTGATGAAAACAACACGCCAAACATCGAAGAAATATTAAAACAATTTAACGAAAATTTAAACCTAAAAAAACAAGAAGAAATCATTAGAGCCCAATCAGTCATTGGACCTCATCGAGATGATTTGTCATTTTACATCAATAATATCGACTCAAAAAAATTTGCATCACAAGGTCAACAAAGAACTATAGTCCTTGCACTTAAACTAGCTGAACTTCAAATTATAAAGAACAAAACAGGCGAAAATGCAATCTTGCTTCTAGACGATGTTTTGGCTGAGCTCGATAATCTAAGACAAAATTATTTGCTCGACGCAATTGGCGAAAATACTCAAACTGTTATTACCTCTGTCGATACACTGCATTTTGACAAAAAATATTTGGAAAACGTAAAAATATACACAATAGACTCCAATGAAAATGGAGCCTTTATTACAAAAAATCAAAACATTTAA
- the rplR gene encoding 50S ribosomal protein L18 gives MISIKNRKAQAQKRHKRIRVKIEGTTEAPRLAVYRSTKHIYAQIIDDVKRVTICAASSIDKDLKEKLAHGGNIDSAKVVGEALAKKAIAKNVKDVVFDRGGFVYHGRVAALADAAREGGLNF, from the coding sequence ATGATTTCAATTAAGAACAGAAAAGCACAAGCTCAAAAAAGACATAAAAGAATAAGAGTTAAAATTGAAGGAACTACAGAAGCTCCGAGATTAGCAGTTTACAGAAGTACAAAGCACATTTATGCTCAAATCATTGATGATGTAAAACGTGTTACAATATGTGCAGCTTCTTCAATCGATAAGGATTTGAAAGAAAAATTGGCTCACGGTGGAAACATTGATTCTGCAAAAGTTGTCGGTGAAGCTTTGGCTAAAAAAGCGATTGCAAAAAACGTTAAAGATGTCGTTTTTGACAGAGGCGGATTCGTTTATCATGGTCGTGTTGCAGCTTTAGCTGATGCGGCGAGAGAAGGCGGATTAAACTTCTAG
- the rplF gene encoding 50S ribosomal protein L6 has translation MSRIGRLPVEIPSGVDVKIDGQKITAKGPLGTEEVEVRPEISLKIEDNHVIVTRADESRLCRSLHGLSRTLVANAINGVKNGFEKKLEIVGVGYRAAMQGNTLNLVLGYSHPINIEAPQGIKIAVEANTKITVTGSNKQTVGDVAAAIRSKRPPEVYKGKGVKYEGEHIRRKAGKTGKK, from the coding sequence ATGTCACGTATAGGAAGATTGCCTGTTGAAATTCCATCAGGCGTTGATGTAAAAATTGATGGTCAAAAAATTACAGCTAAAGGACCTTTAGGGACTGAAGAAGTAGAAGTAAGACCGGAAATTTCATTAAAAATAGAAGACAACCATGTCATTGTCACAAGAGCTGATGAATCAAGATTGTGCCGTTCACTTCACGGTTTGTCAAGAACATTGGTTGCAAATGCAATTAATGGTGTAAAAAATGGTTTTGAGAAAAAACTTGAAATTGTTGGTGTAGGTTATAGAGCCGCAATGCAAGGAAATACCTTGAATTTAGTTTTAGGTTATTCTCACCCGATTAATATCGAAGCACCTCAAGGAATCAAAATCGCAGTTGAAGCTAATACAAAAATCACAGTAACCGGTTCGAATAAACAAACAGTCGGTGATGTTGCAGCTGCAATCAGATCAAAACGTCCTCCTGAAGTTTACAAAGGAAAGGGTGTTAAATACGAAGGTGAACATATCAGAAGAAAAGCCGGTAAAACAGGTAAAAAATAG
- the rpsH gene encoding 30S ribosomal protein S8 has product MTTDSIADMLTRIRNANIVSHKDVKMPSSKLKVELAKLLKDEGYIAGYSVDESGKFKVLNIELKYDEKNKPVITNLRRISKPGLRTYSKSKDLPQVLGGMGIAVISTSKGLLTDRKAKNEKLGGEILCYVW; this is encoded by the coding sequence ATGACTACAGATTCAATAGCAGATATGCTAACAAGAATTAGAAATGCAAATATTGTTTCTCATAAAGATGTTAAAATGCCAAGTTCAAAACTTAAAGTTGAACTTGCTAAATTACTTAAAGATGAGGGTTACATAGCTGGTTATTCAGTTGATGAATCAGGCAAATTTAAGGTTTTAAACATTGAATTAAAATATGATGAGAAAAATAAACCAGTAATCACAAACTTAAGAAGAATTTCTAAACCGGGTTTGAGAACTTACTCAAAATCTAAAGATCTTCCACAAGTTTTGGGTGGTATGGGAATTGCTGTTATCAGTACAAGTAAAGGCTTGTTAACTGACAGAAAAGCAAAAAATGAAAAATTAGGCGGTGAAATCCTTTGCTACGTTTGGTAG
- a CDS encoding type Z 30S ribosomal protein S14 — translation MAKKAMINKEQRREALAAAGKYPTVRLHNRCSICGRPHGFHRDFGLCRIHLREMAHRGLLPGVTKASW, via the coding sequence GTGGCTAAGAAAGCAATGATAAACAAAGAACAAAGAAGAGAAGCTCTTGCAGCAGCAGGAAAATATCCTACAGTAAGACTTCACAACAGATGTTCTATTTGTGGTAGACCTCACGGATTCCATAGAGATTTCGGTCTTTGCAGAATTCACTTAAGAGAAATGGCTCACAGAGGATTATTACCCGGCGTAACTAAAGCTAGTTGGTAA
- the rplE gene encoding 50S ribosomal protein L5 — protein sequence MTTTKNLRTKYNEDVKPALQEQFKYENIHQIPMLNKVVVNMGVGEASHNSKLAEAIVAQLTKISGQRAVATKAKKSIAAFKLREGSPVGCMVTLRGERMYDFLQKLICVVLPRIRDFRGISSKSFDGRGNYTLGLKEQSLFPEISYDEIDTVLGMNISIITTAKTDEEARALLKELGMPFKK from the coding sequence ATGACAACAACAAAAAATTTAAGAACAAAATACAATGAAGATGTAAAACCTGCATTGCAAGAACAGTTCAAATATGAAAATATTCATCAAATTCCTATGTTAAACAAAGTCGTTGTAAATATGGGCGTTGGTGAAGCCAGTCACAATTCAAAGTTAGCTGAAGCAATCGTGGCTCAATTGACTAAAATTTCAGGTCAAAGAGCTGTAGCTACAAAGGCTAAAAAATCAATCGCTGCTTTCAAATTAAGAGAAGGTTCACCGGTTGGTTGTATGGTTACTTTGCGTGGCGAAAGAATGTATGACTTCTTGCAAAAGCTTATTTGTGTAGTTCTTCCGAGAATTCGTGACTTTAGAGGTATAAGCTCAAAAAGTTTCGATGGCAGAGGAAATTATACATTAGGTTTGAAAGAACAATCATTGTTCCCTGAAATTTCATACGATGAAATCGATACAGTTTTAGGTATGAATATTTCAATAATTACAACTGCTAAAACAGATGAAGAAGCTAGAGCTTTGCTAAAAGAGCTCGGTATGCCATTTAAAAAATAA
- the rplX gene encoding 50S ribosomal protein L24, whose protein sequence is MKRVKKPVEQHDLHVKTGDKVVVISGKDKGKVGNVKKIVTSENKVIVEGANMITKATKPNPMAGVQGGLIKMEAAMDSSKVMLYCPSCEKATRVKFEVKGDKKVRICKKCGEQLDV, encoded by the coding sequence ATGAAAAGAGTAAAAAAACCCGTAGAACAACACGATTTGCATGTTAAAACAGGTGACAAAGTGGTTGTTATCTCAGGTAAAGATAAAGGCAAAGTTGGCAATGTAAAGAAAATTGTTACATCTGAAAACAAAGTTATTGTTGAAGGTGCTAACATGATTACAAAGGCAACAAAACCAAATCCGATGGCAGGCGTACAAGGCGGTTTAATAAAGATGGAAGCAGCAATGGACTCATCAAAAGTTATGCTATATTGTCCATCTTGTGAAAAAGCTACAAGAGTTAAATTCGAAGTCAAAGGTGATAAAAAAGTCCGCATTTGTAAAAAATGTGGCGAACAATTAGATGTATAG
- the rplN gene encoding 50S ribosomal protein L14, which produces MIQQETRLQVADNTGAKELLCIRVMGSSNRKYARVGDVIVATVKDATPNMTVKKSDVVRAVVVRTKADIKRQDGSVIRFDENAAVIINKDGNPRGTRVFGPVARELRDKNFMKIISLAPEVI; this is translated from the coding sequence ATGATACAACAAGAAACCAGATTACAAGTAGCAGATAATACAGGTGCCAAAGAGCTTCTATGCATTCGTGTAATGGGTAGCTCAAACAGAAAATATGCACGTGTAGGAGATGTTATAGTAGCAACTGTAAAAGATGCTACACCAAACATGACTGTTAAAAAATCTGATGTAGTTAGAGCAGTAGTTGTTAGAACTAAAGCTGATATCAAAAGACAAGACGGATCAGTAATCAGATTTGATGAAAATGCAGCAGTAATTATTAACAAAGACGGCAACCCGAGAGGCACTCGTGTTTTCGGACCTGTTGCCCGTGAGCTTAGAGATAAAAACTTTATGAAAATAATTTCTCTTGCTCCAGAGGTTATATAG
- the rpsQ gene encoding 30S ribosomal protein S17 codes for MPKKEKQGVVVSDKMDKTAVVKVAEFNPHPKYKKIIETTRNYKAHDPENTCGEGDVVRIVESKPMSGDKRWQVVEVIQKAK; via the coding sequence ATGCCTAAAAAGGAAAAACAAGGTGTTGTCGTAAGTGACAAAATGGATAAAACAGCTGTTGTAAAGGTAGCTGAATTTAATCCTCACCCGAAATATAAAAAGATTATCGAAACAACAAGAAACTATAAGGCTCATGATCCTGAGAACACTTGTGGCGAAGGTGATGTAGTCAGAATAGTTGAATCAAAACCAATGTCTGGTGACAAACGTTGGCAAGTTGTTGAAGTAATTCAAAAGGCTAAATAG
- the rpmC gene encoding 50S ribosomal protein L29, whose protein sequence is MKLEEMREKTVEELQTAVVDFKKQLFDLRVQKSLQKLENTAEIGNLKTKIAQAKAVIKEKQVTK, encoded by the coding sequence ATGAAATTAGAAGAAATGCGTGAAAAAACAGTTGAAGAACTACAAACAGCAGTAGTTGATTTCAAAAAACAATTATTTGATTTGAGAGTTCAAAAATCTTTGCAAAAGTTGGAAAATACCGCTGAAATCGGTAATTTAAAGACTAAAATTGCACAAGCAAAAGCTGTAATTAAAGAAAAACAAGTAACAAAATAA
- the rplP gene encoding 50S ribosomal protein L16, with product MLMPKKTKYRKKMKGRMNGSETRGTELEFGSYGLQACEPAWITSRQIEAARRAMTREIKRGGNVWIKIFPDKPITAKPAETRMGKGKGAPEYWVAVVKPGRIMFELEYSERDVAVNALELAAQKLPIKVKVVEK from the coding sequence ATGTTAATGCCCAAAAAGACAAAATATCGTAAAAAGATGAAAGGAAGAATGAATGGTTCTGAGACCAGAGGTACAGAACTTGAGTTCGGCAGCTACGGCTTGCAAGCTTGTGAACCAGCATGGATTACAAGCAGACAAATAGAAGCTGCAAGAAGAGCAATGACTCGTGAAATAAAAAGAGGCGGAAACGTCTGGATAAAAATTTTCCCGGATAAACCGATTACGGCAAAACCAGCTGAAACTCGTATGGGTAAAGGTAAAGGTGCACCGGAATATTGGGTAGCAGTAGTAAAACCGGGCAGAATTATGTTCGAATTAGAATATTCTGAAAGAGATGTTGCGGTTAATGCTCTTGAATTAGCAGCTCAAAAACTTCCAATTAAAGTAAAAGTCGTTGAGAAATAG
- the rpsC gene encoding 30S ribosomal protein S3: protein MGQKTHPTGFRVGIIKPWLSTWFAKKNYPEFLAEDAKIRKFIKKKLYTAGISRIQIARKAQNVIITIVTAKPGIVVGRGGQGIEELRSSVSKLINKTVTIDVVEVARIDADAQLVSESIALQLEKRIAFRRAMKQAVQRTMRSGVQGIKIMVSGRLGGNEIARSEWVKEGRIPLQTLRADVDYGFAEADTMMGKIGVKVWIFKGNLMPGEQADANVKMKKSANGEEKSLGGRRKKRGAQAQSTQAKAETPSEKE, encoded by the coding sequence TTGGGACAAAAGACACATCCAACAGGATTCAGAGTAGGAATCATTAAACCCTGGTTAAGCACATGGTTTGCTAAAAAGAATTACCCAGAGTTCTTAGCAGAAGATGCGAAAATCAGAAAGTTTATAAAGAAAAAATTATATACAGCAGGCATTTCAAGAATTCAAATTGCCAGAAAAGCTCAAAACGTAATTATTACGATTGTTACTGCTAAACCAGGTATCGTAGTAGGACGTGGTGGACAAGGCATAGAAGAATTAAGAAGCTCAGTATCAAAACTAATCAACAAAACCGTTACAATAGACGTTGTTGAAGTAGCTAGAATTGATGCAGATGCACAACTTGTATCTGAGTCAATTGCATTGCAATTAGAAAAACGTATTGCATTCAGAAGAGCAATGAAACAAGCTGTTCAAAGAACAATGAGATCAGGTGTTCAAGGTATCAAAATCATGGTATCAGGAAGACTTGGCGGAAATGAAATCGCTCGTTCAGAATGGGTAAAAGAGGGAAGAATTCCTCTTCAAACCTTAAGAGCAGATGTAGATTACGGATTCGCTGAAGCAGATACTATGATGGGTAAAATCGGCGTAAAAGTTTGGATTTTCAAGGGCAATTTAATGCCGGGTGAACAAGCAGATGCAAACGTTAAGATGAAAAAATCTGCAAATGGTGAAGAAAAATCACTAGGTGGCAGAAGAAAAAAACGTGGAGCTCAAGCTCAATCAACCCAAGCAAAAGCTGAAACCCCATCTGAAAAAGAATAA
- the rplV gene encoding 50S ribosomal protein L22 — translation MEAKAKQTDIRMPARKLRRVINEVRGKSASEAIKILKFMPYFAARVVEKNIVAAVANASEKFGATADTLKVSEIFADESTTLKRGKPRAQGRIYKRLRRSSHLTVTVTKTI, via the coding sequence ATGGAAGCTAAGGCAAAACAAACAGATATAAGAATGCCCGCTCGTAAATTACGTAGAGTAATAAACGAAGTTAGAGGCAAATCAGCATCAGAAGCTATAAAAATTCTTAAATTCATGCCATATTTTGCGGCAAGAGTGGTCGAAAAGAATATAGTTGCTGCCGTTGCTAATGCATCAGAAAAATTTGGTGCAACTGCGGATACACTAAAAGTTTCTGAAATTTTCGCTGACGAAAGTACAACCCTCAAAAGAGGTAAACCGAGAGCTCAAGGTAGAATATACAAGAGACTAAGACGTTCATCTCATTTGACAGTAACAGTTACAAAGACAATATAG
- the rpsS gene encoding 30S ribosomal protein S19: MARSLKKGPYVQEALQTKITKMNAAGEKKVVKTWSRASMIVPDMLGHTIAVHNGKTHVPVFVTEQMVGHRLGEFAPTRLYRGHAGQDKTAKRK; this comes from the coding sequence ATGGCTCGTTCACTAAAAAAAGGCCCATATGTACAAGAAGCTCTTCAAACTAAAATCACAAAGATGAATGCAGCAGGAGAGAAGAAAGTAGTAAAAACTTGGTCTAGAGCATCTATGATAGTTCCTGATATGTTGGGACATACAATAGCTGTTCATAACGGTAAAACACACGTTCCTGTATTTGTAACAGAACAAATGGTTGGCCACAGATTAGGCGAATTTGCGCCAACAAGATTATATAGAGGTCACGCTGGTCAAGATAAAACTGCGAAAAGGAAATAA
- the rplB gene encoding 50S ribosomal protein L2, protein MGIRKINPTSPGQRGMTKSDYAEITTSTPEKSLLMPIRKKAGRNNTGRITCRHKGGGHKQAYRIIDFKRNKFGVEGVVKTIEYDPNRNVRISLVVYADGEKTYILTPHGLNVGDKIISGPGVEIQVGNAMPLELIPLGTMVHNIEMIPGMGAQLVRTAGASAQLMAKEGNYVTIKLPSSEMRMIRKECLATVGVLGNAEFKNMKIGKAGRKRHMGIKPTVRGVTMNPCDHPHGGGEGKTGPGGHPKTPWGKPALGAKTRKVNKASDKYIVRARKKR, encoded by the coding sequence ATGGGTATTAGAAAAATAAATCCAACTTCTCCCGGACAAAGAGGAATGACAAAAAGTGATTACGCTGAAATCACTACGTCTACCCCCGAAAAATCACTTTTGATGCCAATCAGAAAGAAAGCCGGTAGAAATAATACAGGAAGAATAACTTGTCGTCATAAAGGTGGCGGACATAAACAAGCATATCGTATCATTGACTTCAAACGTAATAAATTTGGTGTTGAAGGTGTTGTAAAAACAATCGAATATGATCCAAACAGAAACGTAAGAATTTCATTAGTTGTATATGCAGACGGAGAAAAGACCTACATTTTAACACCTCACGGTTTGAATGTCGGAGATAAAATCATTTCAGGTCCTGGAGTAGAAATCCAAGTCGGAAACGCAATGCCATTAGAATTGATACCGTTAGGTACAATGGTTCATAATATTGAAATGATTCCGGGAATGGGAGCTCAATTAGTCAGAACAGCAGGAGCAAGTGCTCAATTGATGGCTAAAGAAGGCAATTATGTAACAATCAAATTACCAAGCTCAGAAATGAGAATGATAAGAAAAGAATGTTTAGCAACTGTCGGTGTACTCGGCAATGCTGAATTCAAGAACATGAAAATCGGAAAAGCCGGTCGTAAACGTCATATGGGTATCAAACCTACCGTTAGAGGTGTTACGATGAACCCTTGCGATCACCCACACGGTGGTGGTGAAGGAAAAACAGGTCCCGGCGGACATCCTAAGACACCTTGGGGAAAACCGGCACTTGGTGCAAAGACTAGAAAAGTTAACAAAGCGTCTGACAAGTACATAGTCAGAGCAAGAAAGAAACGCTAA
- the rplW gene encoding 50S ribosomal protein L23, with protein MSNMKQNKERLYDIIKRPIITEKSMTATTMNQYTFEVVKDATKVEVAQAVELAFPGRKVTQVRTVYMPSHEKRMGYSVGRTQSSKKAIVTIDGEPIEELIGA; from the coding sequence ATGAGTAACATGAAACAAAATAAAGAAAGATTATACGATATCATAAAGAGACCTATAATCACAGAAAAATCAATGACTGCAACTACAATGAATCAATACACTTTTGAAGTAGTCAAAGACGCAACAAAAGTAGAAGTAGCTCAAGCAGTTGAACTTGCTTTCCCTGGAAGGAAAGTAACGCAAGTAAGAACAGTTTACATGCCATCTCACGAAAAGAGAATGGGCTATTCCGTAGGTAGAACTCAATCTAGTAAAAAAGCTATCGTTACTATTGACGGAGAACCAATAGAAGAACTAATAGGAGCATAA